In Miscanthus floridulus cultivar M001 chromosome 5, ASM1932011v1, whole genome shotgun sequence, one genomic interval encodes:
- the LOC136450419 gene encoding BURP domain-containing protein 3-like, producing the protein MERLLAGLLGFLLITSVGSHAARAPDQYWKSALPDTPMPTSLSQLLNTPAGGTTVNVGWGGVHVDAGRSKPGGTTVDVGKGGVGVNVNPGSSGKKPGGTTVGVGGNGGVGVNVNPGYGKPGGTTVGVGKGGVGVNVNPGYGKPGGTTVGVGKGGVGVNVNPGKPGGSGTTVGVGKGGVGVNVNPGYGKPGGTTVGVGKGGVGVNVNPGKPGGTGTTVGVGKGGVGVDVNPGYGKPGGTTVGVGKGGVGVHVNPRKKPVNVNVSPFLYTYAASETQLHDDPSVALFFQEKDLQPGKKVTVQFANTATTGAKFLPRSEAEAIPFSSEKVPEILARFSVDPDSVEAAEMAQTLHDCEAPSAKGEKKVCATSLESMVDFATTSLGTSHVRAVSTVVAKEGSPKQEYTMTGVKRAAGTDDGGRLVACHAEPYAYAVFACHLTQQTRAYTVSMLGRDGTAVDAVAVCHADTSGWNPKHVAFQVLNVKPGTVPVCHFLPQDHVVWTRSG; encoded by the exons ATGGAGAGGCTCCTCGCCGGCCTACTTGGCTTCCTATTG ATCACGTCAGTAGGAAGCCATGCAGCTCGTGCTCCGGATCAATACTGGAAGTCTGCTCTTCCCGACACTCCCATGCCGACCTCCCTCTCCCAACTCCTCAACACCCCAG CCGGAGGCACGACCGTCAACGTCGGCTGGGGCGGTGTCCACGTCGATGCCGGGCGCAGTAAGCCCGGTGGTACGACGGTTGACGTAGGCAAGGGCGGCGTCGGCGTCAACGTTAACCCTGGCAGCAGCGGCAAGAAGCCCGGCGGCACCACGGTCGGCGTTGGGGGGAATGGGGGAGTCGGCGTTAACGTCAATCCTGGCTATGGGAAGCCCGGCGGCAcgacggttggcgtcgggaaggGCGGAGTTGGTGTTAACGTCAACCCCGGCTACGGGAAGCCCGGTGGCACCACTGTTGGCGTCGGGAAGGGTGGCGTTGGGGTTAACGTCAACCCTGGCAAGCCCGGCGGCAGTGGCACCACGGTCGGCGTTGGCAAGGGCGGCGTTGGCGTCAACGTCAATCCTGGCTACGGCAAGCCCGGTGGCACCACGGTCGGCGTCGGCAAGGGCGGAGTGGGCGTCAACGTCAATCCTGGCAAGCCGGGTGGTACCGGCACAACCGTTGGCGTTGGCAAAGGCGGCGTGGGCGTCGACGTCAATCCCGGGTACGGCAAGCCGGGCGGCACCACGGTCGGCGTTGGCAAGGGCGGGGTTGGCGTCCACGTGAACCCGCGCAAGAAACCCGTCAACGTCAACGTCAGCCCTTTCTTGTACACGTACGCCGCATCAGAGACGCAGCTGCACGACGACCCCAGCGTGGCGCTCTTCTTCCAGGAGAAGGACCTCCAGCCCGGTAAGAAGGTGACCGTCCAGTTCGCCAACACCGCGACCACCGGCGCCAAGTTCCTCCCGCGAAGCGAGGCCGAGGCCATCCCGTTCTCCTCCGAGAAGGTCCCCGAGATCCTCGCCCGCTTCTCGGTGGACCCCGACTCCGTCGAGGCGGCGGAGATGGCGCAGACGTTGCACGACTGCGAGGCGCCATCGGCCAAGGGCGAGAAGAAGGTGTGCGCCACGTCGCTGGAGTCCATGGTGGACTTCGCCACCACCAGCCTCGGGACCAGCCACGTGAGGGCCGTCTCGACCGTCGTGGCCAAGGAGGGTTCGCCGAAGCAGGAGTACACCATGACCGGCGTGAAGCGCGCGGCCGGCACCGACGACGGCGGCCGCCTCGTGGCCTGCCACGCGGAGCCGTACGCGTACGCCGTGTTCGCGTGCCACCTGACGCAGCAGACGCGGGCGTACACGGTGTCGATGCTCGGCAGGGACGGCACGGCCGTGGACGCTGTCGCGGTGTGCCACGCCGACACGTCCGGGTGGAACCCCAAGCACGTCGCCTTCCAGGTGCTCAACGTGAAGCCCGGCACGGTGCCGGTCTGCCACTTCCTGCCGCAGGACCACGTCGTCTGGACCCGCAGCGGCTGA
- the LOC136452923 gene encoding NADPH-dependent diflavin oxidoreductase 1: MAPSSAEADAAASSSGRLLVLYASQTGNAMDAAERVGREAERGGCPAVDVLSMDSFDPSRLPSERFVVFVVSTTGQGDPPDSMKGFWRYLLRKDLDRQWLEGIHHAVFGLGDSGYQKYNFAAKKLDRRLLHLGAEPVLEIGLGDDQHPSGYEGALDPWLLSMWKSLNEINPSLLPRVSDINDSNLSILGHPKVHVIYYSSNEVPQDPILSDPSKIISSARSMSPALRFHADGEPPYMLQMVKNKRLTKEGSDRDVRHFELEDPSSAISYKIGDALEILPSQNPSAVDAFIERCNLDPDCYITIGVRSGDKVLKGSVVRSQMDRIKLRTFVALTMDVASASPRRYFFEVMSFFATSEREKERLQYFASPEGRDDLYQYNQKEGRTVLEVLEDFPSVQMPFEWLVQLTPPLKKRAFSISSSPLVHPNQIHLTVSIVAWVTPFKRTRRGLCSTWLAGLNPNKDILIPCWIHQGSLPPPRPMVPLVLIGPGTGCAPFRAFVEERAAQSAAEPTAPVLFFFGCRNQDNDFLYKDFWLTHAQDEGVLSSKKGGGLFVAFSRDQPQKVYVQHKIKEQSSIVWNLLLSDAVIYIAGSSTKMPADVTAALEEVICKEGGVKQADASKWLRDLERAGRLNIETWS; the protein is encoded by the exons ATGGCGCCGTCGTCCGCGGAGGCTGACGCGGCGGCGTCCTCCAGCGGCCGCCTCCTCGTGCTCTACGCGTCACAAACTGGGAACGCCATGGACGCCGCAGAGCGTGTCGGCCGCGAGGCAGAACGTGGCGGCTGCCCGGCCGTTGACGTGCTCTCCATGGACAGCTTCGATCCC AGTCGCTTGCCAAGCGAGCGGTTCGTGGTCTTTGTCGTCTCCACCACGGGGCAGGGCGATCCCCCGGATTCCATGAAG GGGTTTTGGAGATACCTGCTTCGGAAGGATCTGGACAGACAATGGCTTGAGGGGATCCATCACGCAGTGTTTGGACTCGGGGATTCAGGCTACCAGAAGTACAAT TTTGCTGCAAAGAAGCTTGATAGAAGGCTTTTACATCTTGGTGCAGAACCAGTTCTAGAGATAGGCCTGGGAGATGACCAACACCCTTCAGG ATATGAAGGGGCTTTAGATCCTTGGTTGCTATCTATGTGGAAATCTCTGAATGAAATTAATCCGTCACTCTTACCTAGAGTGTCTGATATCAATGATTCTAATTTGAGTATTTTGGGGCATCCCAAAGTTCATGTCATTTATTACTCTTCCAATGAAGTTCCACAAGATCCTATACTTTCAG ACCCCAGTAAAATAATAAGTAGCGCAAGATCAATGTCCCCTGCACTACGGTTCCATGCTGATGGAGAGCCACCTTACATGCTTCAAATG GTAAAAAACAAGCGTTTGACTAAGGAGGGTTCTGATAGAGATGTTCGCCACTTTGAATTGGAAGATCCATCTTCA GCCATCAGTTATAAAATTGGTGATGCTCTTGAAATTCTACCAAGTCAAAATCCATCAGCTGTCGATGCCTTCATTGAACGCTGTAACTTGGATCCAGATTGTTACATAACG ATTGGAGTGAGAAGTGGGGATAAAGTTTTGAAGGGTTCAGTTGTGCGTAGCCAGATGGACCGCATCAAATTAAGGACCTTTGTTGCTTTGACAATGGATGTCGCGTCAGCTTCCCCTCGTCGATATTTCTTTGAG GTCATGAGTTTTTTTGCAACAAGTGAACGTGAAAAGGAGAGGCTTCAGTATTTTGCTTCTCCTGAAGGAAGAGATGATCTTTACCAGTACAATCAGAAGGAGGGTAGGACTGTTCTAGAG GTGTTGGAGGATTTTCCTTCAGTTCAAATGCCTTTTGAATGGCTGGTGCAACTAACACCTCCACTGAAGAAAAGAGCCTTTTCCATCTCATCATCCCCACTGGTACACCCAAATCAAATCCATTTGACCGTTAGCATCGTAGCATGGGTTACTCCATTCAAGAGAACCCGGCGTGGACTCTGTTCTACATGGCTGGCCGGGCTCAATCCAAATAAAG ACATTCTTATCCCGTGTTGGATACACCAAGGATCCCTTCCTCCTCCACGTCCAATGGTTCCTCTTGTGTTGATAGGACCAGGAACAGGATGTGCACCATTCCGTGCATTTGTAGAGGAAAGGGCTGCACAGTCTGCAGCAGAACCAACAGCCCCGGTTCTGTTCTTCTTTGGCTGTAGAAATCAAGATAACGATTTTCTATACAAGGATTTCTGGTTAACTCATGCCCAGGATGAGGGGGTGTTGTCCTCGAAAAAGGGTGGTGGTTTATTTGTTGCTTTTTCCCGGGATCAGCCTCAAAAGGTCTATGTGCAACATAAGATAAAGGAACAGAGTTCAATAGTGTGGAACTTATTACTGTCCGATGCAGTGATTTACATTGCGGGCTCTTCGACGAAAATGCCTGCTGATGTTACAGCTGCACTAGAGGAGGTTATTTGTAAAGAAGGTGGTGTCAAACAAGCAGATGCTTCAAAATGGCTCAGGGATCTAGAAAGGGCTGGTAGACTTAACATCGAGACTTGGTCATAG